The following is a genomic window from Episyrphus balteatus chromosome 1, idEpiBalt1.1, whole genome shotgun sequence.
aagtttattaCCTTGGACTTAGGGCAGTTCGGAGAGCTTTCAATATATTTTCTTCTTGCAAGTCACGATAATGCAATACAACACCAGCATTTCGAGATTGAATTGCTGCTGCATTAAGGAACTGATCACCGAAAAATGGAGTTACCACAATTGCAACTCCACAATGACATCCTTCGGTAGTTCCGAGAAGACCTCCGTGAGTCATGAACACTTTAACATTAGGGTGACACAATATGTCCCTTTGAGGCATCCACTCGCGAAGGTAAAAGTTTTTCGGTGCATCTGGGATCGATGATTTTGGCCATTTTAAAAGAATAGTTTGGTCAAATTGTGATAAAGCCTTTATTAGGGCAGCTTTCTTTTCAGGTGAAATGGTCTCCGGCCGGACCATTGATCCCCAGCTTACATATATTGCCCCATTCTTGGCATTATCAAGGACTTGCTTTATTTCCTGTGGATAGGAAAATTTATCAATTAAACTTGTTTTTTAGATcagaaaatgtggtttttgacGAACCGAATCTAGAGGTTTTGCCTTCTGAATATGTAATCCTCCAATTTCAACTATTCCTGGAGTATACGGTGTCGGACCGTTCAGGGAGTAATGTTGGTTTATGAGCATCACACTTGTATTCAAGACTAATTGTTCTATTGGTGGGACTGAATCTCCATAATATTTCCGGATCAGGTTGTTAGTAGCTCGTTGGCAAACgtaactttaagaaaaaatatcagACACAAATTTATAAGGACTTTAAAGCAAGTTTACTTACTCATGTAGAAGATTGAATATACGTTGATGCAACAAATTATTTAATCTTTGAAGGAATCCCATTTGGGTTGAGTGACCCAAGAAATGGTTCGGCATAAATGACGGTACAAACGGGCTTCCCATTCTGTTATAATGCCAGGGCATGGGAGCGTGGCTAGTCAATCCGATTACTGGAGCTCCAAGCATATGAGCTATTGCCATCATGCAGTCATTTACAAAGTTTTCCACTAAAATAACATCAAACTTCTGAGAGGTTTTTAGGAGGTCTTTGATGGCATTCGATTGAAAAGCAGCCTCACACGACTCCATGCCCAATTGATGGAGAACAACAAAATTTGCCAATCTTACTTCTCCAAgccaaaagtgtaacatttcgATTTGCtggaaaataaaacaaccaatagatattgttaaatttctataaaaacttGAACTTTAATTTACCTTGAGGTCAACAAAGTTAATAATTACTGGCAATCCATCTAAAACTAGATCTGTATAGTTGGCAACaggttttttatttggaaaatagCTGACTACTGTAACATCATGTCCTGCCTCAGCTAAGCCCAAAAACAGGGGATGAAAGAAATCAAAATGACTTTTTCCTGGATAAGGGAAAAGGCCTAGTATTTTTGCTCCATTTGTTGACTGTGATATGGCTGTCACACAGAGTAAAGTAATCAGGGCGTGAACCTTCATGGTGGAATGATAGctgttgtacaaaaaaaaaaaagtaaattaaaataaattaaaagacaAAGTAAACAAAGTCTGAAACAAGGTAgataataataatgaataaattagataattatgtacatattttttaaggatgaGTCCTGTGtgaaatcaaatttaaatttgtaaccTTCtttaacaaactttttttgtaattaaccTACTGTGACTGAGTTGTTGATGTAGGATTTAGAACATTTCcggaaatttaattaaaatatttaaattctgTTGTTAAAAGTTGGCATAACAATGTAATACTGGAAGTATTGATTGCAAATGACCATcgttttatattgattttaatatGATAATAACTGCAGTTAAGATATACTTCGTCATTGGTCAAAGCCATAACTgataaaaatataatcaaagataacatttttaagCCATATTAGTTGCACGTTTTGTATCAAATAGTAAGGACTTATAAATTGCTGAATCAGATTGCaagcattgaaatttttgaaagtcatggtATTAACATAGTTTACATTAGATACTGTTTTCTTTGGGTAGAAATATGATAAATCATAAATCTATTCACAACATGTTGTTAAAAAACTATCTATGTTTGATTCTGTTATAGTTTTAACCTATATTTTAATGAAGGGGtgattgtatttatttattccaTGCTTTCAGAaggtaatttaaatattttaattcacaTTTGGAAGCCTTATATACTACGCTGCTTCTTTTaagataatgaaaaatataatttttttggattcaAACTTGTTCTCCAATTTGTGGTTGTATCTCAAAGAAAGCAAAAGTTTTAATGTTTACTACCTGACTCAGCAAGTTATTTGTCTTTGTTATTAATACAGAAATTCAAACTACAAgcaattgaaattgttgttagTATGCCTTAATTAAGAAGAAACTGTTGAAGGGTTATGTTACATTCAGCAAATATTACTTGTTCAATATTGTAGAAAACTTTACTTTATATTTTCACTTAGCAAATatcatatttgtttttaaatatatttcattatttctaatttatttttcattaaattagaacTTTTATGtaacttaatttgttttctgtTTGTACATGCGGTAAAGGTTTATTAAAGACATATGTACATCTTTTAAAAGATTATGAGACTTAACAAACACCTTTTAATAGAAATTGACTCATAGATATTAACATATATTCgcaatttcacaaaaaaaaaaaacagttacgGTACTAAAACTGTCAGGActtagaaacaaaaacaaaaataaaatgcacgactgggtcacacgtacttgctcttgcagttagtttacttgtagattttaagagctgagtctatattaattttaaagaaagagCCGAAATTTACTcagggcaaattttttttaaatttaatttttttttgttatttgacttttttgagaaaaactaaaaatgcagttttattgcaattgctttgagtATTACGTGTGCAAAGTTTAAGTTTGTGTGGGAGGTACCTACACTTTCTAAGTAATATATACATAATAAAAAActactttcagaattctataaatatcatctgtaccaaatttgaagaaaatccgttcacgcgtttaggctgtggaaatgtgtacagatggacgtacaaacgcgcagacgcacggacggaattgcgggacccactttttcgaaattctccatcatcgcaatgttggttttgattaaaacctcaaattttttttttcgacacgaaaccaatacttgccccacagagcaagtaaaaataaccgtttattttgtgcattttcaaataaaagtaatagtaggagagctagttgcacatttgactaaggtagctcttctATGGCTGAAAATTCTTACAGTGGTCATTTTTAGCATGCTGAGTAAAAAtatcttggtctggcaggcctcagcggtgcacatcatatgaCATAtgaccttaaaaaaaagttgctctTGTAAGgttgaaatttttatagaatttagttTACCCATCGAgaagatcaaacaaaaaattgccaGACTTTTTTGAGGTGCACAAGTGCCTGCCAGACTAACTTAAAGGTGTGCAGTTTACATGCATTAAACGAAACTTTATTCTGTAAAGTCGAAATTTATATATGTGTTTGTCTAAGCGATTTTATGAGGAACTGTGTAATTACAGTCGGTTCTGACCAGTATAAGTCCTAGTTAGGTGAGTGGAAAGATGcaactttctaaaaaatgacttaaaatccaaaaaaaatatttaaaaacaacggcaacacttacagttatcagtgatactttttttaaaagcttagattgtacacttaattttaaattttaaatcaaaatatttaaattaatcgtttttgaaatatccacttttaaagttaaaattaggaaaaaaaaactttaaaaaaacacattgaataaTAATATTGTCAAGACTGTGAATGCTCTAATGAATTTtctatcaaacactgaaaactacATGTCTCTAcgacttctagtttttgagtaaattgaaaaataaaaaaatcatttttattttagatttttatttttttatttatatttttaatattttcttatattttcttatattttcttatttttcaatttactcaaaaactagaagtcgTAGAGACAtgtagtttaatttaaaatattaactttaattCCGATATTTcctacaaacaaatttaaaataaaaaaaaaaaaaaatctggtaaCCCAGATAGAATtcgaaaaattgttattttttaattattaaaaaaattaagttaattttgtAGTCATAAGCTTAAGACTTATTAGATATTCGCAACTGcaagttcaaaattttcaaaatccttatacacaaagtttttgaaagtaatatcgctttttaatataattttcaagTTGATTAATGGTTATACATACATACGTTAGtcgtttttggaaaattaaattttatattttggttactTATATATTGTATGAAAGGTCACAGGTACTGTTAGTTTTGGCCCAAAACATAATTGCAATTCCTCCTTTAACATCCAGTGCAGCGAGCAGTTTGACGTACATACATAGACATACAGACAGATCAAAAATACAGGTTAAGAATGAAAAGTCACAAGAAGTTACAACCAATCGACGACTTTAGtacaaaattttcataataGAAATAATTCTTTCGATTATTTCGGTAATTAGGTACTCATATAATGTAATTTCGGAAAATCTTTCTACGGTCATACTCATAACTATAATTAAAAACTTGATAACAAATTATAGAAATGCAAACAAGAATTATAAATGTTCACCTACACGTGTGTTAATCAATGTCATTGCATTTTAGGTTTAATTGAAGAAGGTATTCACTCCCGATTCCCAGTATTGTTTTAATAGATTAGTAAATAATGCAAGAATAGTTATAACGGACTTActatatattttattgtttttaataaaagacgATGTGTCAATTAgacaatgaaacaaaaaaaaaacaatttttgaccaCAAATGCTATGAAACGTGTTACATGAAAACTAAAAGGTAATCTTATCTTCTTCGACACCGGCACATAACAACACACAAAAGTCAAATGTCATAGTTTCagaaaaaaaaccaacatatgtacataaatatgaAAGAGACTGTATACCTTactcaataataaataaattctttttaatcGATTCCAAGAAGAAGAAACCAATCAACACAAAAGCAAACAATTAAATCAGCTGTGGTAAAACTCGAGATTATAGAACTTAACTTACCTcgagaaaaaagaacaaatttaaagactaagaaaaaataatcttGTATTTGTATAATCGTATGtgtcacaattgaagaaaaaaaaaaactgatctttgtcttgaaaatttataatataaatttgttttatttcattctTATGTTTTATGAAGCATAACAGAGTTAGGtttcatttgtttatattttttatatttttttatgagaaGTGAAATAAATTATGTTTCGCCAAATCACAACTTCACTCAGCGCAAATACTCAAACTAAATTCAAAACAAGACAGAGAATAAAACGTCTTAATGATGATCATGATCAATGATACTGATTTACTTTGTgtggtttgttttttattttttgtaaaaaaaaatgagttgagAGAATGAGAAGAGATTGAGATAAAGCTCTTTTGGAGTGAAGTTGATTAAAAACTGGAATTGA
Proteins encoded in this region:
- the LOC129906120 gene encoding UDP-glycosyltransferase UGT5-like, whose translation is MKVHALITLLCVTAISQSTNGAKILGLFPYPGKSHFDFFHPLFLGLAEAGHDVTVVSYFPNKKPVANYTDLVLDGLPVIINFVDLKQIEMLHFWLGEVRLANFVVLHQLGMESCEAAFQSNAIKDLLKTSQKFDVILVENFVNDCMMAIAHMLGAPVIGLTSHAPMPWHYNRMGSPFVPSFMPNHFLGHSTQMGFLQRLNNLLHQRIFNLLHDYVCQRATNNLIRKYYGDSVPPIEQLVLNTSVMLINQHYSLNGPTPYTPGIVEIGGLHIQKAKPLDSEIKQVLDNAKNGAIYVSWGSMVRPETISPEKKAALIKALSQFDQTILLKWPKSSIPDAPKNFYLREWMPQRDILCHPNVKVFMTHGGLLGTTEGCHCGVAIVVTPFFGDQFLNAAAIQSRNAGVVLHYRDLQEENILKALRTALSPSVQENAKIISEAFRNRPQSPLELAIWWVEKIVRTKGLPLAVNASSRMHWFTYYNLDVYAVLFIVLFLIIIGIKRLAKLLCCSRKTKNKKDIKQKKH